The following proteins come from a genomic window of Bactrocera tryoni isolate S06 chromosome 1, CSIRO_BtryS06_freeze2, whole genome shotgun sequence:
- the LOC120766478 gene encoding phytanoyl-CoA dioxygenase domain-containing protein 1 homolog produces MHSTLLDELNQNGFVVIEDFLTPSEIDELYLAGCALCLEAPQENRKVFSTVNQKDAHSKETYFLDSGDKVRFFFEEGAFGENGELLVDPMMALNKVGHYLHVQHPIFNKLTFSNRVKEICWQLNFNKPAVCQSMYIYKNPGIGGEVISHQDSWFLHTEPNSVIGFWFALEDCSIQNGCLEVIKGSHKSGIHRLYKRNPDKEANELLIYDRPAPIYPQSSYTPLLVGKGTCIIIHGNVVHKSEQNHSQKSRHAYTFHVIETENNVKYSKDNWLQPTKDKPFPLLFERKN; encoded by the exons ctgAACCAAAATGGCTTTGTTGTTATCGAAGATTTTCTTACACCATCTGAAATCGATGAACTTTATTTAGCCGGCTGTGCTCTTTGTTTGGAGGCACCTCAAGAAAATCGGAAAGTTTTCAGCACAGTAAATCAAAAAGATGCCCACAGCAAAGAAACATACTTTCTCGATTCAGGTGATAaagttcgttttttttttgaagagggTGCTTTTGGTGAAAATGGTGAATTATTGGTAGATCCAATGATGGCTTTAAACAAAGTTGGTCATTACCTGCATGTTCAACAtccaatttttaacaaattaacgtTTAGTAATCGTGTTAAGGAAATTTGTTGGCAGTTGAACTTCAACAAGCCGGCTGTTTGCCAaagcatgtatatatacaagaatcCAGGTATTGGCGGCGAAGTTATATCACACCAGGACTCTTGGTTTTTACATACTGAACCAAATTCCGTTATTGGTTTTTGGTTCGCACTCGAAGATTGCTCTATTCAAAATGGATGTTTAGAAGTTATAAAAGGATCACATAAAAGTGGTATTCACCGCCTTTACAAGCGGAATCCAGATAAAGAAGCCAACGAGTTACTTATTTATGATCGACCAGCACCAATATATCCACAATCAAGTTATACACCACTACTCGTAGGCAAAG GTACTTGTATTATTATTCATGGCAATGTGGTGCATAAAAGTGAACAAAATCATTCACAAAAGAGCCGTCATGCGTACACTTTCCACGTCATTGAGACAGAAAACAATGTGAAATATTCCAAAGATAATTGGCTTCAACCAACTAAAGATAAACCCTTTCCTCTTTTGTTTGAGAGAAAAAACTAa